A window of Clostridioides sp. ES-S-0010-02 genomic DNA:
GTGATATTAATGAAAATAGTAACCTACAATATTCATAAAGGTATGGATTCAAATAATAAATTGACATTATCTAAAATGGGAATATATTTAAAGAACTTAAATTGTGATGTAGTTTGTTTGCAGGAAGTACTATACCCTCAATTTTTAGCTTTAAAGGCTGTTTTAAATATGGATGGTGTATTTGCTACAAATGTAAAAAAGGTAAATATGCTATATGGAATTTGTACATTTACAAAATTAAAAATATTAAACAATAATCATTTTTTTTTAACTAGTAAAAAAGAACAGCGAGGAGCACTTTGTATAACTGTAGATGATTATGGAAGAATTATAAATATTATAAATGTTCACTTAGGTTTAGATAGAGAAGAGAGAGCAAAGCAACTGGATGAAATAATAGACTATAGAAATAGATTAGTAGGAGCTGTTGTTTTATGTGGTGATTTCAATGAAAAAAATATCTCTTTAGATATGTTTAGTGATATGGCTGTTTGTCTAAATAAATCTCAGTTTGCAACCTTTGAAAAGTCAAATTCTAGGATAGATTATATTTTTGTTGATAGAAAAACTGAACTAAAAGGATATATAGTAGAGAAGATTTATTTATCAGACCATTATCCAGTAATAGGATATATTTGATTTTTAATGTAACTTAATCAATATTCGTAAATAAAGAGTAAATTTTTTATTAAGGTATAATTAAAAAAATATAATTAAAAAGTGTCAAAAAGAAATCTAATTATAAGACATAAATTTACAATAAAGTTACATTTGCTTAAATGCCTTGTTTAAAAAAAGCTATTCAAATATAATCTAAAGTAGTTTTGAAAGGGAAACTTTAATAAGCAAAATTAAGATAAATTAAGTTAGTGTTAAAATGAGGTGAATTTATGAGCAGAAGTACAACAAGGGTTTCAAAATTAGGAAAAGAAAAAAAACGAAATTTTATAATAGTGTTAGCAGTTTTAGCTGTAGCGATTGGTGTGTCTACTTATTTTTTTAACAACAAATTTCTATATAATGGGAAAATAGCTAAAAATGTATATATAGAAGATATAAATGTATCCGATATGAGCAAAGAAGAAGCATTAAAAGCTGTAACAGATAAGTATACTCCAGAAGACCTGAATCTTACTTATGATGGAAAAGATTATAAAATATCTCCAAATGATATTGATTTAAAATATAACACAGAAGAAGTTGTAAAAAATGCTTATGAGAGTACAAAAAAAGGTTCTTACTTTCAAAACTTAAAGAAGTATATTGATATAAGAATAAATAAGCTATCCCTGAAAATAGAATCTGGATATGATGAGGCAAAACTTAGTGCTCAAGTATCTTCAGTAGCAGATAGCATCAACGTTAAAATGAAAAATGCTTCAGTTAGTGTTGGAAGTGGTGGATTAAATTACACAGAGTCTGTTATAGGTAGAGAATTTGACTTGGCATCAAATAAAGAATCTATATACAACATGATAAAAAATAAAGAGCATAAGCCTTTAGAACTAAAAGTAAACCTTCAAAAACCAGATATAACGACAGAACAAGTAAAATCTGTGAATTCTGTTATAGGTCAATATTCAACAACATATTCTCAATCTGTATCAGGTAGAGCATATAATGTGGCATTGTCAGCAAGAAAAACTAGTGATGTTTTACTAATGCCAGGTGAAGAATTTTCATATAATAAGCTTACAGGGCCTAGCAATAAAGCTAATGGTTACAAAGATGCACCAGTTATAGTTTATGGAAAATTAGAGCAATCAGCAGGTGGAGGTGTTTGTCAAACATCTTCAACAGTTTATAATGCAGCTCTTCTTTCAGGTATGGAAATAACACAAGTTACAAACCACTCATCTGCATCTACTTATGTACCAAGAGGTAGAGATGCTACGGTAAGTGATGGAGGATTAAATTTAAAATTTAAAAATCCATATAACCATCCTGTATATATTAAAAATTATGCAGGTGGAGGAAGTGTATCATCTATAGTATATGGCAATTCTGGTGATAAACCAAATATATCTATAGAAGTAAAAAACACTGGAAAAGATAAATATTCTACATATAGGGTGTATAAAGACTCAAATGGAAAAGTCATAAAAAGAGAACATATATCAAATAGTTCTTATAAAGAATTGAAAAAATAGATTATTTTTTAGCTTAATATTGAATTGATACAAAAAACAAGAGAGTTGATAACTCTCTTGTTTTTTGTATAAGAGTAGACTTACTAATTGTCGTTTTGATATTAGAATCATTAATATATAGAAAATATTCCTATATATTGGTATAATTATAAATAGATTTAGTTATATAAAATGTATGAGGAGGTGACAGGGTTGAATTTTATAGGCAATAGGTATGAGGTAGTAAATTCTGATGACGTTTTAGAAATTAACAAAATCTATAAAGCTAGGGATGTTTTTTACAGAAAAAATGTGTTAATAAAAGTTATAAAACACAATAACTATATTTGTGAAGATTTTGTATCAAATTTAATTGATGAAAGTACTGCTTTAGATGAAATAAACTCTCCTTACATACTAAAAATAATTGATGTTGGGATTCATTGCACAGAAGAAACAACATTATATTATATTGTAAGTGAAGACTTTGATGGTATTGGCCTAGATGAATTAATTCTAGGTAATTATCTTCATCTAGAAGCAATTATAAATATAATGATACAAGTTTTAAAAGCTTTAGAAATGATACATAGAAATTATTCATATCATGGCAGT
This region includes:
- a CDS encoding endonuclease/exonuclease/phosphatase family protein; translated protein: MKIVTYNIHKGMDSNNKLTLSKMGIYLKNLNCDVVCLQEVLYPQFLALKAVLNMDGVFATNVKKVNMLYGICTFTKLKILNNNHFFLTSKKEQRGALCITVDDYGRIINIINVHLGLDREERAKQLDEIIDYRNRLVGAVVLCGDFNEKNISLDMFSDMAVCLNKSQFATFEKSNSRIDYIFVDRKTELKGYIVEKIYLSDHYPVIGYI
- a CDS encoding VanW family protein, yielding MSRSTTRVSKLGKEKKRNFIIVLAVLAVAIGVSTYFFNNKFLYNGKIAKNVYIEDINVSDMSKEEALKAVTDKYTPEDLNLTYDGKDYKISPNDIDLKYNTEEVVKNAYESTKKGSYFQNLKKYIDIRINKLSLKIESGYDEAKLSAQVSSVADSINVKMKNASVSVGSGGLNYTESVIGREFDLASNKESIYNMIKNKEHKPLELKVNLQKPDITTEQVKSVNSVIGQYSTTYSQSVSGRAYNVALSARKTSDVLLMPGEEFSYNKLTGPSNKANGYKDAPVIVYGKLEQSAGGGVCQTSSTVYNAALLSGMEITQVTNHSSASTYVPRGRDATVSDGGLNLKFKNPYNHPVYIKNYAGGGSVSSIVYGNSGDKPNISIEVKNTGKDKYSTYRVYKDSNGKVIKREHISNSSYKELKK